The DNA segment AGGCACAGATAGGCACAGTCCAtggagacagacacagacacagacaggcaCAGGTCAATGGAGACAGGCACAGAtaggcacagacacagacacagacaggcaCAATCCATGGAGacaggcacagacagacacagacaggcaCAGCCCATGGATACAGGCACAGGCCATTGGATacaggcacagacagacacagacggAGACAGGCACAGGCCATTGGAGACAGGCACAGAGAGGCACAATCCatggatacagacagacacagacatgcacagtccCTGTATACAGGCACAGAGAGACACAGTCCATGGATACAGGCacagacagatacagacacagacagacacagcccATGGATATaggcacagacacagagaggcACAGCccatagacacagacacagacaggcaCAACCAATTGattcagacagacacagacatgcacagtccCTGTATACAGGcatagagagacacacagacaggcacagccCATGGATACAGGCacagacagatacagacacacacaggcacagccCACGGATACAGGCACAGCCCATAGATACAAGCACAGTCCATGTATATAGGCACagacagatacagacagacaggcacagcccatggacacaggcacagacagatgCAGACACAGAGGCACAGCCCATGTATACAGGCACAGACAGATACAGACAAAGACTGGCACAGCCCATGGAGACAGACACAGCCCGTGGATacaggcacagacacagacaggcaCAGACCATTGGAGACAGGCACAGGCAGGTACAGACCATGGATACAGGAACAGACAGATACAGGCACAGAGAGACATAGCCCATAGATACaggcacagacatacacagacagataTAGCCCATAGACACAGCCCATGTACACaggcacagagagacacacagagaggtACAGCCCATGGATACAGGCAcaaacagatacagacacacacaggcacagccCACGGATACAGGCACAGACAGATACAGGCACAGAGAGATACAAACAGGCACAgcccattgatacagacagacacagacatgcacagtccCTGTATACaggcacagagagacacagacaggcaCAGCCCATGGATACAGGCTCAGACAGGCACAGCCCATatatacagacagacacagacatgcacagtccCTGTATacaggcacagacagacacatacaggCACAGCCCATGgacacaggcacagacagataCAAACACAGCTAGGCAAAGCCCATGGATacaggcacagacagacacaggtaGGCACAGCTCATGGATACAGGCacagacagatacagacacagacaggcaCAGCCTATGGATacaggcacagacagacacagaggaaCAGTCCATGTATACAGGCACAGAAGATACAGGCACAGCGCATGGAAACAGGCACAGACAGATACAGGCACAGACAGGCATAGTGCATGGAGACAGGCACAGAAACACAGAGATAGACAGGCACAGTCCAGGCATACATGCACAGGCAGAAAgagcacgcagacacaggcagacgCAAACAGACACGGGAAGGGCCGGCGTCAGTCAGTGCATCCTCACCTTGCCGACCAGCTGGACAATCTCTGCCAGGTCCTCCTCCTCCTGCAGGATCTCCTGAGCTTTGGTACGGAGGGACACAAACTCGGAGAAATGCTTCTCGTAGTACTCATCGAGAGCACGAGTGTATTTACTGTAGCTGATCAGCCAGTTCACAGACGGGAAGTGTTTCTGCTGTGCCAACTTCTTATCCAGACCCCAGAACACCTACAATATAACACCCAGCTTATCCAGGGCCCGGAACACCTACTATATAACACCCATCTTATCTAGGGCCCAGACACCTACAATATAACACCCAGCTTATCCAGACCCCAGAACACCTACAATATAACACCCAGCTTATCCAGGGCCCGGAACACCTACAATATAACACCCAGCTTATCCAGGGCCCGGAACACCTACAATATAACATCCAGCTTATCCAGGGCCCAGACACCTACAATATAAAACCCT comes from the Chiloscyllium plagiosum isolate BGI_BamShark_2017 unplaced genomic scaffold, ASM401019v2 scaf_100355, whole genome shotgun sequence genome and includes:
- the LOC122545868 gene encoding V-type proton ATPase catalytic subunit A-like; the encoded protein is MFLRVSPPGGDFSDPVTSATLGIVQVFWGLDKKLAQQKHFPSVNWLISYSKYTRALDEYYEKHFSEFVSLRTKAQEILQEEEDLAEIVQLVGKVRMH